The DNA region TGCTCCAGCAGTGCATTAAATCTGGCCATAAGCTGTCTCCAATGCTCCAATTCTGCTAAGGGACCTGTATCATCAGCTTCTTTCCTCATTTGATCACTCTCAGCTAAAATCTTTCAATACAAAATACTACATACATATTTTAGATCTATATTTCAGCAACTGaattatatttatcaataacCATAAAGTATCATGTTAAGTTCTCAATAATCTTTGATACCTCCTTCTCACAAaagtattgaatgaaaaatccttGCATTTTTAATACAGTAATGGGGAATAAACTTGTTAAAACTTTTTTGGGGGTTTGGAATGATTAATAAATATTCAGTTACATTGTAAAGAAACAAATTCTTTAATATATTAGTATTTTGGATGAAAGAGATCTTTAAAGTAAAGTTTGCGGTTAAAGGGAGATAAATCACAGATTTTTATTGTAACATAACACTAAATACCCTTTATTTCAGATATGACGTCAAGATTTATATGACTTAATAATTGATTTCCTTTTTCTTATTTCGTGGggttttgtaatttaaaatgaaaagtaacaggtcacaagcattttatcaatttccacaAAAACGAAGTCCACAACATGTGGTTTTAAATAGTATTTTAGGAACACCAAATTACTCTTATACAAGGATAAGTTTTTCCTGAAATCAgtggacttggaaaggtttcacaaattagatatttttgtttaaatcatagcaGTCAAAAATTTAGACCTTTCttgcattatatttatattttttatacataggcatccatgacaacccccattttaaaacttgaaatcaACACTATCCATTTTACGATCTGATAATATGTTGGCTAAACTTTATTAAAgtcaatgatataccctaaaagTGAAGTGACACACAAGGTTATCTAGCCAATACTTGACTTAATACAAAGTGACTCCATTTAGACTGCAGGCAATGCCTGTCTGATATAGCAATCTTTCGTCAATAGAGACAGAGAACCAGTCTACGACTCAatgttgtataaaattctaacatatGGTTATAATACATTTGAGCATTGTCGGAAACCCACAGTCGGTCTCGCTTCTTTTACCTCGAGGTAAGAGAAGCGAGACCGACCGTGGGTTTCTGATGATGACATTTGAGGTGCTTTTCAGAGACTTCCGAGAGATTGTAGTTTTGTTAACAAAAGTTTGCAAACATTTACATCCTGCTCGTAATGAGGTTAAGTCTTGAATTGGTCATTTTTATATTACCAGTCGTTCTGACcgattaaataagaaaaattaccagatatttaaaatatttaccagTTTTGCCAGTGAGACTGGCTGATTTCACATTCTCTGTAATATTGATCTACAAGGTTTCTGTCAAGTCTTCTATTATTTGGCACAGTTTCAGCtatgtaaaatattgaaacaattaacacttgtttttctttctttttggtagacataatttaccTGCTCAATTTGCTTGCACCATGTTGATGCTAAGTCTTCCATATCTGCCACAATATCTGGATTGGATGATATTGGAATACAATCCGAGACAGTTTTTATCTCTTTCAGATTGACCTTTTCACTTGTATTTTTGGCCAAACGAACTCCTTCTCCTGAATTAGCTTGAGCACCTTTTGAAGATAGATACATATTATCAAACAAATACTAATGTTTCAATATATAAGAACTAGtattaaatcaatcaaaatttgaaaaacataaacaaattaaaaatggaaaatatagttatttaaaaaatttgtataatttgtaaaagaaaacttACTCCTTAGATACATtagaaaattgtcaaaattgtcaATGAAGTGTTTTTTTGTCTTCCTTCCTTGGGGAGATTCTTCCAACTCTCCCCATCTGGAGTATGCTTTCATTGCTGGCAAATACACACTAGCCAACACAGATTCAAATGCAGACAACATTCCTGAGTTTTGATTCATATCTAGGTATCCAAAGAAGATTTCCTaaaattgaatatcaaatttCATGTGTTTTCAAATAACAATTTAAACACCCATTATTCTAAGTTAAAATAGATTCTcaatgtaatttcaatttcaaattaaagacaaatgaaaagctgtcaatgtgacagcaaatcaggttttcatttatgtgaactgtatccataatccatgtcaacccgtatccagtgaaatggagtaccctatatgcaatattttgccaaaaaatgactaagttcaaaagctgggttttttttcaaaaattattggatatcaaaatcttagcaatatgcacacctctgatatatgtacaattgatctgcaaaagaacaacgaacttcctatcttgaaaactgtaagagtagttatctgtacaatgagggtacactatatgcaatattttgccaaaaaatgactaagttcaaaagatggtatttttttcaaaaattattggatatcaaaatcttagcaatatgcacacctctgatatatgtacaattgatctgcaaaagaacaacttcctatcttgaaaactgtaggaggagttaccgggtatccgtacaatgagggtacccttttggcagccgcccgcccgcccacCCGCCAGAAAGTTTGTGACAAAACAATAAATCAACCCTTTAGAAAAACCCTTTTGAAATAAGATACAATTAACGTACCGATTCCATGTTTTTGCTGGTGATGTTAATGTCTGTGTTAGTTCTCAGGAAATACACACAGGACCCCCTTAGTTTGTCTCCAGTCCCACTGGTCACCAACACTCTCATCATCACGGTGCCTTTAGCTACTCCATGAATTGTTCGACCACAATCTGCATCAATTCAAAATATCAGTCACTTTCTGGAGCTATTgtaatatagttaaaatgtatttttttgtatCCATGTTATCAACAAAATTTGTCTTTACAGTGTTTGACAACTCAAttttaatgacttttttttataaacaaagagCAAAATTGAATACATCTGCAAACTACATGTAGAATACAAGTAAagtttagattaaaaaaatttataatgtacatATTCTTGGATTGAAGAACTGCTTTTATTTGAGATTGAATTGATCAACATTTCTtattgttatacccctgtaaaacagttactatataactctatacgaaaaaaagtccagcattttgactgttggactggaactgttagattggaactgttaaaatcgactgttaaaaaagactgttgactggtgacgtcacattccgcgAAAACGAGTTATCTTTCCTGTCGTTTGGTATACAAACATGGCTGCCGCTGCTCGGTTTGGCGAAGCTTCAGAAGAGGAAATAAGATCAAGTTTGGAAAGTAGAGACAGTAAGAATACCAAAAATGTTGTAAAAACTGCAGAAAATATACTGAATGATTATCTATCAACGCTTGACCTGTCCCTAcatcttttaaaagataaatcatGTGAAGAAATCGTGGAAGTTCTCAGGAAGTTTTATTGCGCTGCGAGGAAGAAAGACGGCTCCATGTATGCAAAAAAGTCGATGATTTCCATAAGGTATGGATTACAGAAATCGTTCGAAAAATCGCACGAAGTTGACATCATTAACGACGCTAGATTTAAACCAGCAAACGACATTTTCTTCGCCGCCATGGTCCAAATAAAGAAGGAGGGTGTTGGAGAGGTGCAGCATAAGAAGTAATAAGCGAACAAGACCTggaaattttgtacaaaaacgGTGTGTTTAGTTGTGACAGTCCTAAGTCCCTTCAACAGaaagttttctttgaaataatgttGTACTTTTGCAACCGAGGAAGAGAAAATCTTCGTGGAATGAAAAAGAGTGACTATGTAATCCGGAAGGACCATGACAGCAGGAGGTATGTCGCATGCACCACTGCAAAGCTAACAAAGAATCATAGAGGTCTGAATTGTAATGATGATGACCAGGATGGAGGAAGGATGTATGAGCAACCCGGTGAGTGCATATAAGCCCTTAATTGTCTATTCATATTTGCTAAGAATTCATGTCAagtttatatataacaaaataaatgtgtgcataattaaaactttttttttctatttaatttatcctaaaatgtattacacacatatatatttagatgatatatatacaaaatgacaatgcaaatacatgtattaaaaattgtgattctgtttaatattttgtaggAAATTCCAATTGTCCAGTTATGAGTTTTGAGAAGTATATCGCCAAGCTAAATGCAGACTGCGACTCTCTATGGCAACGTCCAAAGACAAGCATTGATGATCATTCACCTGTTTGGTATGACAATATGGTTGTTGGAAAGAATGTCTTAGGAAGTATGATGCAGAGGATTAGCAAAGATGCAGGACTTACATGTGTGTATACTAATCATTGCATACGAGCCACCTGCATAACCATGCTGGATGAATGTGGCTACGAGTCTCGACACATTATTGGTATTTCTAAACATAAATCAGAAAGCAGCTTAAAACATTATTCCTCCAAATTAAGCAATTCCAAAAAACGCAATATGTCAGATGCCTTAACAACAAAATTATCCGTATGCAAGTCCGCGCCAATTCAACATACACCCCTTCAACAAATTGAGAACAATTTAATGCCAGATTTAGCCTCAAATGTGCAAGAACTCCAGGACATTGTCGATGTTGATGACAGAGATTTAGCTGCCATTCTTGACAACCCCATGTTTGGAAATCTTCATGAAACTGGAATCAGCATTCCTAATGTTAAAACAGCTAAATCTGTTTTTTCTTTCCATGGCTGCAACATTACAATACACAATAACTAAATTGTATGCATAACTTGCTGTATGTATGAAAAAAGTGCCTGTAGGAATCTTTTGGGTgtttgatgttacatgtatttaattttattaaagtttGCTGTTGaagttatttgtttacaaaatgttagctacaaatgtttttaatgtactcaatttttttaaaacttgtgcaattttttaaaatgtctgtgatcataatttaatttcatgtacattttttgtagttttattttaaagttgttAACTATTGTTTAACTGTTTATTAATTCTGCTTTTACTTCAAGcttataaacacattttaaatatcTTCACACATTGCAAATGtgataattttaatcagatgtactgtgatatttttttttataataatttacctGATTATTCAACAATTGAactattatttattcattatatgttCCATATAAGTGTTCAAATAAAATCTTGTTAATATTAGTGAGATgagtgtttctttttattaaatatatataatgataaattagTTATAACATACTTATATAAGTAGGGATATAACTAAACCGTTGTTAATTGTGTCTCAGGTAACAGTTGAACAATTTATTCTTTGCTCCATATCAAGTGTTTAAGTAAAATCCTGTTAAATTTCAATGAGATCagtgattttttaattaaaataggaggggtataacaaaacagttgttgactgtgtctcgggcaacagttgaaCTGttggaccggctcgcaaactgttgccctcgGCCTTCAgccttgggcaacagtttgcgagccggtccaacagatcaactgttgccctcgaccccagtcaacaactgtatactGCCTACCTGATACTGCATTGGATATAGCTCTTAGACAATGATTGTAAGTGCATTATGTTCATAGCTAAGGACCCTCGAGTTACACTactaaatgcattttatttagtGCCATAATAAACATCTCACTATATTCAGATTATCTAATTAAGATCAGCAAAGTTAATAAATATCTCCTTAAAAAAAGTGAACTACCCGGTACTTGGTTATTTCTTCACAAAGCATTTGACATTTTTCATCATCAATCAGGTTTGGCATCATCAAATCACTGTTATTACTATAACTTAAAATTAAGTACAAACTAAGCTTACCATCTATGCTAGGCATCACAGACTCTTGGTAGTAAAACTTCAAACTTCTAACTCCATCTTTGTCTAGGAAGCTACTAAACAGCTGCATGtgctgttttaacaaattaaagttAGTAATATGTGTTACATCTACAGATCTCTATGTCTGCCAGGTATGCAAGTGTTTGAAGAAACTATCCAGCCACAAAATGGCAACAATAAATAATCTACTTTGAATTGTTTGTGTTTCACCCACAACTGACAACTAAAGATATGAAAGCAacatcaaatgttttaaagccAATAACTATTTACTCACTCTCTCTGAATCTAAAATGAATTCTTCCACAGCACTCTGATCCAATCCAATGTGGTTGGCCACTAACTTGATTATATACTTGTGTGCAGCAGTCATGCACATTCTTCTCACTTCTCTTTGGTCTTTGGCTTTTTGCTAAATAAAATTATGaccttcattttatttttttctttcctacAGTTGTCTGCATGACATGAAAGCCCATGAGTATTCATTTTATTCTGGTCCAAGAACAACTAAAACTaccatgtaaatgtataaacatACACTGATTGCTTAAAAACTACAACTTGAAAGATGATGGGTGGAATAAGATGGCAAAAATGCCCATTAGATTGATCATAAACTACAATTTCAATTTAGTTTTTTCCCATTAAAATCTATTTTGATGATATAGTACAAATCTACAATAGCACAAATCTTATCTATAGTCAGTTTGAAtagtttcattaataaaaaaaaaaaaaagaacaagaggcccaatgggccacatcgctcacctgagcaacacagGCCTTATATgggtgttcaaaggatattgtgccatatggaccctcggtagattaaccaaaaatgaatatccgaattttacattcatttttgcATATACTTTATCTTTGACCTTTATATGATtccatttttaccgaaaataagattatatgcaatataaataactaaaaacATTGAATAATTCCattggccttctccattataaacgattgtcgtttaccaggcatgaattcattttGTATGACATTTCATATCCTTACTAACTTGACTGATGAATAAACataactgaaaaatgttgttacatatgttaaagagctataattcaaagcaatgtattggcaggcatgtcgctctattgtaccaaggcccatccattattttcatctttattaaaaaacaacaaatgtttacaaagatgattttccgctgcaattattttttaagaacaacGCTTATgcttttatctttatttatataataatgtgtcaggactatggaaactgtttcaGGAACGCCGTTTTCATTTGTGTTctaaaaactatcaaaaatttgtgtagattttatgcaattcatcgttTAAGAAGGAACACCAGAAAGAAATTACAGAATATCATCCTTTaagcaagacatttctattgatcaaccaaaatttcagcgtcaatcatagaattataagcaagatacatagcttggtttgagtcatgtttttgttcacatgagtttattacattcaacttaagattttttaacttggtacttcctattcagcatagctaaatttaaaatataaacgaaCTCACTTGAACTAAAGCATAacctcagctttgtgtacaaacatagagtAGCATTGTGCACAAagctctgtattttgcttataactcgaaGCTTGACAGATTAGTGAatagaaatttgtaaacaatta from Crassostrea angulata isolate pt1a10 chromosome 7, ASM2561291v2, whole genome shotgun sequence includes:
- the LOC128155462 gene encoding uncharacterized protein LOC128155462, giving the protein MLYFCNRGRENLRGMKKSDYVIRKDHDSRRYVACTTAKLTKNHRGLNCNDDDQDGGRMYEQPGNSNCPVMSFEKYIAKLNADCDSLWQRPKTSIDDHSPVWYDNMVVGKNVLGSMMQRISKDAGLTCVYTNHCIRATCITMLDECGYESRHIIGISKHKSESSLKHYSSKLSNSKKRNMSDALTTKLSVCKSAPIQHTPLQQIENNLMPDLASNVQELQDIVDVDDRDLAAILDNPMFGNLHETGISIPNVKTAKSVFSFHGCNITIHNN